From Jiangella mangrovi:
GCCCATGGCGTGGCGCATGGTCATGCGGCGCGCGGCGGCCCGGTCCATGACGGTGGTCGGCGACATCGCGCAGACGGGGGCGGCCGCCGGTGCGCGCTCGTGGGCCGACGTACTCGAGCCGCACGTGCCGGGCCGCTGGCGCCAGGAGGCACTGACGGTCAACTACCGCACGCCGAGCGAGGTCATGGACCTGGCTGGGCGGGTGCTGGCGGCGATCGACCCGGCGCTGGAGGTGCCGACGTCGGTGCGCTCGACGGGCGAGGCGCCGCGGGTCGTGCCGGTGTGGTCGTCGCTGGACCTCGTGTCGCAGGTGGCGGCCGAGATCACGGCCGAGCTGCCGGCCCTGGGCGCGGGACGGCTGGCCGTGCTGGTGCCGGCGGGGCGCCTGGATGAGGTGTTCGGCGGGCTCGCCGACGCACTGCCGGTCGCCGTCTCGCGGGCGTCGACGACCGACGCCCTGGACGCCGCGGTGACGGTGCTGACGGTCGGCCAGGCGAAGGGCCTCGAGTTCGACACCGTCGTGGTCGTCGAGCCGGCCGAGCTGCTGGCCGAGTCGGTGCGCGGCGCGACCGACCTCTACGTCGCCGTCACCCGGCCGACGCAGCGGCTGGTCCTCGTCCACGCCGAGCCGCTGCCGCCCATGCTGACCTCCTGAGTCCGACGGGCGCGTGATGGCGGGTGGTTCGGTGGTGCCATGGCGCCACCGAACCACCCGCCATCCAGCCGACGGAGCCGCTGTCAGGCGGGGGCGACCTTGCGCAGCTGCTCCATGAACGCGCCGAACCACTGCGGATGGTCGGGCCAGGCCCGGCCGGTCACCAGGTTGCCGTCGACCACTCCGGCGCCGTCGACGAAGGTGCCGCCGGCGGTCTCGACGTCGACCGCGAGGGCCGGGTAGGCCGACGACCGGCGACCGGACAGGGTCTGGGCGGCCGCCAGCAGCAGCGGGCCGTGGCACAGGGCGGCCGTCGGCGCGCCGCTGTCCATGAAGTGCTTGACGATGCGCTGGGCGTCGGGGTCGTTGCGGATGTACTCGGGCGCGCGGCCACCGGGCACGACGACGGCGACGTAGGCAGACACGTCGACGTCGGCGAACGCGATGTCGGCGGGCCAGCTGTGGCCGGGCTTCTCGGTGTAGGTGTCGAACCCGTCGACGAAGTCGTGCACGACGAACTGCAGTTTCTTCACCGACGGCGCCGCGACGTCGACCTCGTAGCCCTCCTCGAGCAGCCGCTGGTACGGGTAGAAGAATTCCAGATCCTCGGCCGCGTCACCGGTCAGGATGAGCACCTTGGGCATGGGAAGGACCTCCTCGTCACGACGGACTCTCCACTCCGCAGTCTTCGCCGCAACGACGCGCCCGACCAGTGCTCTTATCGCGATTCGAGAGAGGCGGCGCCGTCCCTGCTCAAGGCCGTGAGCCGCGATACCGCCCGGACGTACTTCTTGCGGTAACCGCCGGCCAGCAGCTCCGGCGTGAACAGCCGGTCCAGCGGCACTCCCCCGGCGACGACGGGCACGTCGCGGTCGTACAGCCGGTCGGCCAGGACGACGAGGCGCAGGGCGGCCGACTGGTCGTCGACAGTGTGGACGTCGCGCAGGTGGACACGGCGGACCCCGTCGAGCAGCGGCCCGTAGCGCGACGGATGGACGGTGGCCAGGTGCGCGACCAGCGCGGCGAAATCGTCGAGGGTCACGCCGTCGCCCGCCGCGCTTTCCGTGACGACAGCATCCGGGATCGGCGACGGCGCCGACGGCAGCCCGCGGTGCCGGTAGTCGTCGCCGTCGACCCGCACGACGGTGAACCGGCCGGCCAGCCGCTGGATCTCGCGCAGGAAGTCCGCCGCCGCGAACCGGCCCTCGCCGAGCTGGCCGGGCAGCGTGTTGCTGGTCGCCGCCAGCCGCACGCCCTGCTCGGACAGCCGGCTGAGCAGCGTCGACACGAGCACGGTGTCGCCGGGGTCGTCGAGCTCGAACTCGTCGATGCACACCAGCCGGTGCCCGGACAGCGCCGTCACCGCGGCGCCGAACCCGAGCGCGCCGGCCAGGTTGGTCAGCTCGACGAACGTGCAGAACAGCTTGCGCTCCGGCGGCACCGGCGCGGCGTGCCAGAGCGACGCCAGCAGGTGCGTCTTGCCGACGCCGAACCCGCCGTCGAGATAGATCCCGCTGCCGGCGGCCGGCTCGGGCGCCCGCGAACGGAACCACCCGCGGCGCCGCATGCTGACCCCGTCGTCGATCCCCGCGGCGAACGAACGAGCGGCGGTGACGGCGGCAGCCTGGCTGGGGACGGCGGGATCGGCGCGGTAGCCGTCGAAGCTCACGTCGCGGAACCGCGGTGGCGGGACCATGTCGGCGACGAGCCGCGACGCCGGGACCTCCGGACGGCGGTCGGTGAGGCGGTCCGGCGGCATGCCGACAATCGTAGGGTTCTCCTCGTGCAGCAGCTCTATCCGCCCACGACCGCCCCGGCGTCGGCCGACCTCGCGGCCGCCTACGCCTACCCGCCGCTCGACGACGGCGCCACCTGGCTGCGCGCCAACATGGTGACCAGCATCGACGGTGCCGTGCAGGGTCCGGACGGCCGGTCGGCGACGGTGTCCAGCCCGCCCGACCGCGTGGTGCTGTCGCTGCTGCGCCGCCTGGCCGACGTCATCGTGGCCGGCGCCGGCACCGTCCGGGCGGAGCACTACGGCCCCGTCGACCGGCCCATCGCCGTCGTCAGCCGGTCCCTCGCCCTCGATCCGGCGGACCGGTTGTTCACCGCGGCGACGCACCGGACCATCGTGCTGACCTGCGCCGCGGCGCCCGCCGACCGGCTGGCCGCGCTGAGCGCCGTCGCCGACGTCGTCGTCGCCGGTGAGCACGACCTGGACGTCCCGGCCGCCGTGCGGGCGCTGGCCGAGCGCGGCCTGACCCGGATCCTCTGCGAGGGCGGACCGCACCTGCTGGCGGCGCTCGTCGCGGCCGGCGCGCTGGACGAGCTCTGCTACACGATGACGCCGTCGATGGTGGGCGGCGTGTCGGAGCGCATGCTGGCGACGCCGTCGAACCTGGTCAGCGACTGGTCGATCGGGCATGTCCTCGAGGACCAGGGCACGCTGCTGATGCGCTGGGTGGCGCGCCGGACCTGACCGTTGTCAGCGGCGTGGTACAGACTGGTCGCATGCGACTCCCGGTGCTCCCGCCCGTGCCGCCGATGCTGGCCAAGCCGGTCAAGGCGATCCCCGACGGCGACCTCAGCTTCGAGCCCAAGTGGGACGGCTTCCGGTCCATCATCTTCCGCGACGGCGACGACGTCGAGATCGGCAGCCGCAACGAGAAGCCCATGACCAGGTACTTCCCCGAGCTGGTCGAGGCCGTCAAGGCGAACTTCCCCGAGCGCGCGGTCGTCGACGGAGAGATCGTGCTGGTCGGCCAGGACGGCGACCGCCTCGACTTCGAGATGCTGCAGCAGCGCATCCACCCCGCCGCCAGCCGGGTGAAGATGCTGTCCGAGACCGTGCCGGCCACGTTCGTCGCGTTCGACCTGCTCGCCCTCGGCGACGACGACTACACGCAGCGCCCGTTCCGCGAGCGCCGCGCCGCGCTGCTCGACGCGTTCGCCGCCGCCCAGGCGCCCGTCCACGTCACCAACGCCACCACCGACAAGTCGCTGGCCGAGCAGTGGTTTCACCAGTTCGAGGGCGCCGGGCTCGACGGCGTCATCGCCAAGCCGCTCGACGGGTTCTACGAGCCCGACAAGCGCGTCATGTTCAAGATCAAGCACGAGCGCACGGCCGACTGCGTCGTCGCCGGCTACCGCGTGCACAAGAGCGGTCCCGACCGCATCGGCTCGCTGCTTCTCGGCCTCTACGGCGACGACGGCACCCTGGCCAGTGTCGGCGTCATCGGCGCGTTCCCCATGAAGCGGCGCGAAGAGCTGTTCGAAGAGCTGCAGCCGCTGGTCACGTCGTTCGACGACCACCCCTGGGCGTGGGCCAAGCAGGAAGAGGGCACCCGCACGCCGCGCAACGCCGAGTACAGCCGCTGGAGCAACGGCAAGGACCTCTCGTTCGTCCCGCTGCGCCCCGAGCGCGTCGTCGAGGTCCGCTACGACCACATGGAGGGCGTCCGGTTCCGGCACACCGCCCAGTTCGTCCGCTGGCGCCCCGACCGCGAGCCGTCGTCGTGCACCTACGCGCAGCTGGACGAGCCGGTCAAGTTCGACCTCGCCGATGTCCTTCGCTGATCTGCCACCCCTGAGCGACAATGGAGACGAGGCCGGTATGGTGTGCCACCCAGCCGCATCCGGCCAGGCGCCGACCCGGGGAGGTCGACATGTCGTACAACATCGTGGTGCTCGTGGAAGAACCCGTTGCCGACTGGGATGCGCGCCAGATCGTGGCGCTGCATGCCGACTCACCCGAACCCGTCCGCTACCACGTGCTGATCCCGGTCGAGGACGCCGCCAGCCGGGTCGAGTCGACCATCGGCTCGCTCGCGGCCAGTGAGGTCATGGGCACCGCCGCCATGTACGTTGACGAGGCCGACCTCGAGCGGGTGCACGAGGAGATCCGGGCGGCCAGCAAGCGTTCACTCGCCCAGTCGCTCGAGGCGTTCGCCCACGCGGGCGCCCAGGCCGGCGGCGAGGTCACCGCGACGGATCCGCTCGACCGCCTCTGCGCGCTCTCGACCGAGTGCGGCGCGGCCGAGATCATCATCCTCACCCGCCCGCACGTCATCGCCGAGCTCTTCCACGTCGACTGGACGGCGCGCGCACGGCGCCGGCTGAAGGTGCCAGTCCTGCACCTGCTGGCCAAGGGCGAGCCCGACTGGGAGTCCGAGGTCGAGGCCGAGCACGCCGCCGAGGCGGCGGAACGGGCCCGGCGGGCGACCGGCCAGGAACCCAACGGCGGGCCGGCCGGGACCACGTCGGGGACGGCATGAGGGAAGCGATCGAGCTGGAGGCCGGCGGCCGCATGGTCCGGGTCTCCAGCCCCAGCAAGGTCTACTTCCCCGAGCGCGGTCTCACCAAGCTCGACGTCGTGCAGTACTTCCTCGCCGTCGGCGACGGCATCCTCGGTGCGCTGCGCGAGCGGCCCACCACGCTCGAGCGCTGGCCGGGCGGCGTTTTCGAGGGCGCCAAGCTGTCGACCCGTCAGGACAACCGCGGCGACGCGTTCTACCAGAAGCGCATCCCCAAGGGCGCCCCCGACTACGTCGAGACCGCGACGGTCGCGTTCCCCAGCGGCCGCACCGCCGACGAGGTCTGCCCGACGGAGGTCGCGGTGGTCGCGTGGGCGGCCAACCTCGGCACCCTGACGTTCCACCCGTGGCCGGTCCGCCGGCCCGACGCCGAGCACCCCGACCAGCTGCGCATCGACCTCGACCCGCAGCCCGGCACCGACTACTCCGACGCCGTCGTCGTCGCCCACGAGGCTCGCGCGCTGCTGCAGGAGCTCGGCATGGACGGCTTCCCGAAGACGTCCGGCGGCCGCGGCATGCACCTGTACGTGCCGGTCCGGCCCGAGTGGGACTTCGTCCAGGCCCGCCGCGCCGTCATCGCCTTCGGCCGCGCGCTGGCGAGACGGATGCCCGACCAGGTGACCGTCGACTGGTGGAAGGAGGAGCGGGGCGAGCGCATCTTCATCGACTTCAACCAGATGGCCCGCGACCGCACCATCGCGTCGGCCTACTCCGTCCGGCCCCGCCCGCGGGCGACGGTGTCCGCTCCGCTCGCGTGGGACGAGGTCAACGACGCCCGGCCCGAGGACTTCGACATCACGACCATGCCGGCCCGGTTCGCCGCGGTGGGCGACCTGCACGCCGGGGTCGCCGAGGTGGCGTACTCGCTCGAGCCGCTGCTCGAGCTGGCCGCCCGCGACGAGAAGGACCACGGCCTCGGCGACCTGCCGTATCCGCCGGAGTACCCGAAGATGCCCGGCGAGCCGCTGCGGGTGCAGCCCTCCCGCCGCGCGACCTTCGACTAGGGCGTGGCTGACGGATCAATGGGTCCGCGGCCCCGGATCCGGGTTGATCATGGAAAAAGGCGGGTTTCCAGGGCCGTGGCAGCCGCACTTCTCCATGATCAACAACAGATGGCCACGTCATGCGCGTGCGGAGCACCCCACGCGAGTGAGGACGTCCGCCGATGACAGTCGCCGTTCCGATGATCATGTTCCCTCACGGCGCCACAGCGACCGCGAGGGAACATGATCACGAACAGGTGGGAAGTGCGTGTCGATCCGTCAGACACGCTCCAGGGAACACGGCCATCGTGCAGGGGGTTTTCCAGGTATGAGCTACCAGATCGAGAAGACCGACGCCGAGTGGCGCGCGGAGCTGACGCCCGAGGAGTACCACGTCCTGCGCGAGGCCGGCACGGAGCGCGCCTTCACCAGTCCGCTCGAGCACGCCGACGACCAGCCGTTCGTGTACTCGTGTCGCGCGTGCGGCGCGGAGCTGTTCGAGTCCGCGACGAAGTTCGACGCCCAGTGCGGGTGGCCGTCGTTCTACGCGCCACTGGCCGAGGACCGCGTCGAGTACATCGAGGACCGCAGCTTCGGCACCGTCCGCACCGAGGTCCGCTGCGCCCGCTGCGGCTCGCACCTGGGCCACGTCTTCCAGGGCGAGGGCTTCGCCACCCCCACCGACCTGCGCTACTGCATCAACGGCATCTCGCTGCAGCGCCGGGCCGCCGACCCGGCGAGCTGATCCGGCACACTGGGCCGGTGACCACCGACCTCACGCTGCACGTCGCGTCCTTCGACGAGCTCGACGCGGCGACGCTGTACCGGCTGCTCAAGCTGCGCACCGACGTCTTCGTCGTCGAGCAGAAGGACCCGTACCCCGAGCTGGACGGCCGCGACCTCGAACCGTCGGCCGTCCACCTCTGGCTGGCCCGCGGCGACGAGCCGGTCGGCTACCTGCGCATCCTCGACGACCCCGACGGGACAGCCCGGATCGGACGGGTGGT
This genomic window contains:
- the msrB gene encoding peptide-methionine (R)-S-oxide reductase MsrB — translated: MSYQIEKTDAEWRAELTPEEYHVLREAGTERAFTSPLEHADDQPFVYSCRACGAELFESATKFDAQCGWPSFYAPLAEDRVEYIEDRSFGTVRTEVRCARCGSHLGHVFQGEGFATPTDLRYCINGISLQRRAADPAS
- a CDS encoding dihydrofolate reductase family protein, whose translation is MQQLYPPTTAPASADLAAAYAYPPLDDGATWLRANMVTSIDGAVQGPDGRSATVSSPPDRVVLSLLRRLADVIVAGAGTVRAEHYGPVDRPIAVVSRSLALDPADRLFTAATHRTIVLTCAAAPADRLAALSAVADVVVAGEHDLDVPAAVRALAERGLTRILCEGGPHLLAALVAAGALDELCYTMTPSMVGGVSERMLATPSNLVSDWSIGHVLEDQGTLLMRWVARRT
- the zapE gene encoding cell division protein ZapE, which gives rise to MPPDRLTDRRPEVPASRLVADMVPPPRFRDVSFDGYRADPAVPSQAAAVTAARSFAAGIDDGVSMRRRGWFRSRAPEPAAGSGIYLDGGFGVGKTHLLASLWHAAPVPPERKLFCTFVELTNLAGALGFGAAVTALSGHRLVCIDEFELDDPGDTVLVSTLLSRLSEQGVRLAATSNTLPGQLGEGRFAAADFLREIQRLAGRFTVVRVDGDDYRHRGLPSAPSPIPDAVVTESAAGDGVTLDDFAALVAHLATVHPSRYGPLLDGVRRVHLRDVHTVDDQSAALRLVVLADRLYDRDVPVVAGGVPLDRLFTPELLAGGYRKKYVRAVSRLTALSRDGAASLESR
- a CDS encoding GNAT family N-acetyltransferase, translating into MTTDLTLHVASFDELDAATLYRLLKLRTDVFVVEQKDPYPELDGRDLEPSAVHLWLARGDEPVGYLRILDDPDGTARIGRVVVAADARGAGLSGRLMTAALERIGGRRCVLAAQSHLANFYARFGFEVTGPEFLDGSIPHLPMTRPGTVRPGLRGL
- a CDS encoding DJ-1/PfpI family protein; the protein is MPKVLILTGDAAEDLEFFYPYQRLLEEGYEVDVAAPSVKKLQFVVHDFVDGFDTYTEKPGHSWPADIAFADVDVSAYVAVVVPGGRAPEYIRNDPDAQRIVKHFMDSGAPTAALCHGPLLLAAAQTLSGRRSSAYPALAVDVETAGGTFVDGAGVVDGNLVTGRAWPDHPQWFGAFMEQLRKVAPA
- the ligD gene encoding non-homologous end-joining DNA ligase; translated protein: MREAIELEAGGRMVRVSSPSKVYFPERGLTKLDVVQYFLAVGDGILGALRERPTTLERWPGGVFEGAKLSTRQDNRGDAFYQKRIPKGAPDYVETATVAFPSGRTADEVCPTEVAVVAWAANLGTLTFHPWPVRRPDAEHPDQLRIDLDPQPGTDYSDAVVVAHEARALLQELGMDGFPKTSGGRGMHLYVPVRPEWDFVQARRAVIAFGRALARRMPDQVTVDWWKEERGERIFIDFNQMARDRTIASAYSVRPRPRATVSAPLAWDEVNDARPEDFDITTMPARFAAVGDLHAGVAEVAYSLEPLLELAARDEKDHGLGDLPYPPEYPKMPGEPLRVQPSRRATFD
- a CDS encoding ATP-dependent DNA ligase, with the translated sequence MRLPVLPPVPPMLAKPVKAIPDGDLSFEPKWDGFRSIIFRDGDDVEIGSRNEKPMTRYFPELVEAVKANFPERAVVDGEIVLVGQDGDRLDFEMLQQRIHPAASRVKMLSETVPATFVAFDLLALGDDDYTQRPFRERRAALLDAFAAAQAPVHVTNATTDKSLAEQWFHQFEGAGLDGVIAKPLDGFYEPDKRVMFKIKHERTADCVVAGYRVHKSGPDRIGSLLLGLYGDDGTLASVGVIGAFPMKRREELFEELQPLVTSFDDHPWAWAKQEEGTRTPRNAEYSRWSNGKDLSFVPLRPERVVEVRYDHMEGVRFRHTAQFVRWRPDREPSSCTYAQLDEPVKFDLADVLR